A region of Rhodoferax potami DNA encodes the following proteins:
- a CDS encoding type IV pilin protein, protein MPYRKHSKGFTLIEVMITVAIVGILAAIALPSYNSAVLKGRRAQARTDLVSLLQQQERYLTQQNTYLAFTNTGGTTSPASVPFKTFSGDAPASGHYWLSAGTCDATLTIRECVRVTATPKVADAEVGNLSMTSNGEKACTGTASASNFRMCWP, encoded by the coding sequence ATGCCATACAGAAAACACTCCAAAGGTTTCACCTTGATCGAGGTGATGATCACGGTTGCCATCGTCGGCATTCTTGCCGCCATTGCACTACCGTCTTACAACTCGGCCGTCTTAAAAGGGCGGCGAGCACAGGCACGTACGGATTTGGTATCGCTGCTCCAGCAACAAGAACGTTACCTCACCCAGCAAAACACCTATTTGGCCTTTACCAACACCGGCGGAACTACCAGTCCGGCATCGGTACCGTTTAAAACCTTCTCTGGCGATGCCCCTGCTTCCGGCCACTACTGGCTATCAGCCGGCACTTGCGATGCAACGCTGACGATCAGAGAGTGTGTGCGCGTCACCGCGACCCCCAAAGTTGCGGACGCCGAGGTTGGCAATTTGTCGATGACCAGCAATGGCGAAAAAGCATGTACGGGTACCGCAAGCGCTTCCAACTTCAGAATGTGCTGGCCATGA